One part of the Candidatus Zymogenus saltonus genome encodes these proteins:
- a CDS encoding OmpH family outer membrane protein yields MKRISVLASLLVTFFVLIAFTVPVNAADVKIGVINVPKVIALSEPGKRAEKELTDKLKSVKANLDKELASYESMKKEFEKDALTLSDNVRAEKARKIQDKELKVKRMLQDYDLEFKKLRQELFKKILLDINAIVIQMGKDEGYTLILDSSTVLYFPDSIDLTNKVIKELNKK; encoded by the coding sequence ATGAAAAGGATAAGCGTTTTAGCGAGCCTTTTAGTGACATTTTTTGTGCTCATCGCTTTTACCGTTCCGGTTAACGCCGCGGACGTAAAAATCGGGGTCATCAATGTTCCAAAGGTAATAGCACTTTCGGAGCCGGGCAAGAGGGCCGAAAAGGAGCTTACCGATAAGCTCAAGAGCGTTAAAGCAAATCTTGATAAGGAGCTCGCCTCCTACGAAAGCATGAAGAAAGAATTTGAAAAAGATGCTCTCACGCTTTCTGATAACGTTCGGGCGGAAAAGGCGAGAAAGATACAGGACAAGGAGCTTAAGGTAAAGAGAATGCTCCAAGACTATGACCTCGAGTTTAAGAAGTTGAGACAGGAGCTTTTTAAGAAGATACTGCTCGATATAAATGCGATCGTCATTCAGATGGGGAAGGATGAAGGATACACCCTTATACTCGACAGCTCCACGGTCCTTTACTTCCCGGACAGCATTGACCTGACAAATAAAGTAATAAAAGAGCTTAACAAGAAATAG